The following are from one region of the Quercus robur chromosome 1, dhQueRobu3.1, whole genome shotgun sequence genome:
- the LOC126717418 gene encoding dicarboxylate transporter 1, chloroplastic, which produces MASMALTSSLTLPPRSFPSLRSRTPSKSAHFLPSLRIPNPISISHSQFTNKSIPISLSQFPNKSTNYNNKKTFTVKATASGAATSANPPAPAPASPPWQGAAIKPLLASIATGIILWFVPVPAGVTRNAWQLLAIFLATIVGIITQPLPLGAVALLGLGASVLTKTLTFAAAFSAFGDPIPWLIALAFFFARGFIKTGLGNRIAYQFVSLFGSSSLGLGYSLVFSEALLAPAIPSVSARAGGIFLPLVKSLCVACGSNVGDGTEERLGSWLMLTCFQTSVISSAMFLTAMAANPLSANLTFNTIKQTIGWTDWAKAAIVPGLVSLIVVPFLLYLIYPPTVKSSPDAPKLAKEKLEKMGPMTKNEIIMGGTLLLTVGLWIFGGMLNVDAVTAAILGLSVLLVTGVVTWKECLAESVAWDTLTWFAALIAMAGYLNKYGLISWFSQTVVKFVGGLGLSWQLSFGILVLLYFYSHYFFASGAAHIGAMFTAFLSVASALGTPPYFGAMVLAFLSNLMGGLTHYGIGSAPVFYGANYVPLSKWWGYGFLISIVNIIIWLGVGGVWWKFIGLW; this is translated from the exons atgGCGTCGATGGCGCTCACTTCTTCACTAACTTTACCACCTCGCTCTTTCCCTTCCCTCCGTTCCCGCACCCCCTCCAAATCTGCTCATTTCCTTCCCTCCCTAAGAATTCCAAATCCCATTTCCATTTCCCATTCCCAATTCACTAACAAATCCATTCCCATTTCCCTATCCCAGTTCCCAAACAAGTCTACTAattataacaacaaaaaaacattcACTGTTAAAGCTACAGCCAGTGGCGCTGCCACGTCAGCTAATCCGCCAGCGCCGGCGCCGGCGTCGCCGCCGTGGCAAGGAGCGGCGATAAAGCCGCTGCTGGCGTCGATCGCCACCGGAATTATCCTCTGGTTCGTTCCGGTGCCCGCGGGAGTCACGCGCAACGCGTGGCAGCTGCTCGCTATCTTCCTCGCCACCATCGTCGGGATCATCACCCAGCCTCTGCCTCTCGGCGCCGTCGCCCTGCTCGGCCTCGGCGCCTCCGTGCTCACCAAGACGCTGACGTTCGCCGCCGCGTTCTCCGCCTTCGGAGATCCGATCCCGTGGCTCATCGCGCTCGCTTTCTTCTTCGCCCGCGGGTTCATCAAGACCGGGCTCGGGAACCGAATCGCTTACCAGTTCGTCTCCTTGTTCGGAAGCTCGTCGTTGGGGCTAGGTTACAGCTTGGTTTTCAGTGAAGCGCTGTTAGCTCCGGCGATCCCGTCGGTTTCCGCGAGAGCCGGAGGGATCTTTCTCCCGCTCGTGAAGTCACTCTGCGTCGCTTGCGGCAGCAACGTCGGCGACGGGACCGAGGAGCGGCTCGGATCGTGGCTGATGCTCACGTGCTTTCAGACGTCGGTGATTTCGTCGGCGATGTTCTTGACGGCGATGGCGGCGAATCCATTGAGCGCGAATCTGACTTTCAACACGATCAAGCAGACGATCGGGTGGACCGATTGGGCCAAGGCGGCGATCGTGCCTGGTTTGGTGTCGTTGATTGTGGTTCCGTTTCTTCTGTACTTGATTTACCCGCCGACGGTGAAGAGTAGCCCCGATGCGCCGAAATTGGCGAAAGAGAAGTTGGAGAAGATGGGACCAATGACAAAGAATGAGATTATTATGGGTGGAACTCTGCTTCTTACG GTGGGCCTCTGGATTTTTGGAGGGATGCTGAATGTGGACGCTGTCACTGCCGCCATTCTTGGATTATCTGTCCTCCTGGTCACCGGGGTTGTGACATGGAAGGAGTGCTTAGCTGAATCAGTTGCCTGGGATACACTCACATGGTTTGCTGCACTCATTGCAATGGCTGGATATCTCAACAAATATGGTCTCATCTCCTGGTTCAGCCAAACTGTAGTCAAG TTTGTTGGTGGATTGGGTCTTTCATGGCAGCTATCTTTTGGCATTCTGGTTCTCCTCTATTTCTACTCTCACTACTTCTTTGCAAGTGGAGCTGCTCATATTGGTGCCATGTTCACAGCGTTCTTGTCTGTTGCTAGTGCTCTAGGCACTCCACCATACTTTGGAGCCATGGTGCTTGCCTTCCTTTCGAATCTCATGGGTGGCCTTACCCACTATGGCATTGGGTCAGCTCCTGTTTTCTATGGTGCCAACTACGTCCCTCTTAGTAAATGGTGGGGCTATGGATTCCTCATTTCTATTGTCAACATTATTATCTGGCTTGGAGTTGGAGGAGTTTGGTGGAAGTTCATTGGCTTGTGGTAA
- the LOC126717482 gene encoding uncharacterized protein LOC126717482, whose protein sequence is MLLRLRLRLRPISMSMSSSLTLFHLPFQSLSLQRQTQIKLKPFLQFSPSRPLSISSSFSTSVAQVPLRFSNSLDVDDDHLSCSMPNTKPLRVAVLVSGGVDSSVALRLLHAAGHSCTAFYLKIWFQEDFENFWSECPWEEDLKYAKAVCNQVGVPLEVVHLTDEYWKNVVSYIIEEYRCGRTPNPDVLCNTRIKFGAFMDAISSMNFDYVASGHYAKIVHSSTDQMDNPSVLELSKDMVKDQTYFLSHLSQAQLKRLMFPLGYISKEEVRKLATRFDLPNKDRKDSQGICFLGKIKFSEFVGRHIGEREGVILEAETGDFLGKHRGFWFYTIGQRQGLRLPGGPWYVVEKDIKNNVVFVSRNYFSFDKRRRIFRVGSIKWLSGLPPNQLCQLQCKVRHGPGFYNCSLEMELGQDGSEDIAVVHLSEDDQGLAAGQFAAFYQGRTCLGSGIILESWDDQGFPVCAKALEIARMEDKSKLGKPIKIKVKPETPLVESNDTDGQELCRGLQNSHVVAAKQRKRASKEESISIFPANWLRKILEKWRQIF, encoded by the exons ATGCTGCTGAGACTGAGACTGAGACTGAGGCCAATCTCCATGTCCATGTCCTCATCGCTAACTCTCTTTCACCTCCCATTCCAAAGCCTCTCTCTCCAACGCCAAACtcaaatcaaactaaaaccCTTCCTTCAATTCAGCCCCTCTAGACCCCTCtctatatcttcttctttctctactTCGGTGGCCCAAGTGCCACTACGCTTTTCAAACAGCCTCGATGTCGATGATGATCATCTCTCTTGCTCCATGCCCAACACCAAGCCCCTCAGAGTCGCCGTCCTTGTCAGTGGCGGCGTCGACAGCAGCGTCGCTCTTCGCCTCCTCCACGCCGCTGGCCATTCCTGCACCGCTTTCTACCTCAAAATCTGGTTCCAA GAAGACTTTGAGAACTTCTGGTCAGAGTGCCCATGGGAAGAAGATTTGAAGTATGCTAAAGCTGTTTGTAATCAA gttgGTGTCCCATTAGAAGTTGTGCATTTGACAGATGAATATTGGAAGAATGTG GTGTCTTACATTATTGAGGAGTATCGATGTGGCCGTACTCCTAACCCAGATGTTCTTTGCAATACAAGAATAAAGTTTG GTGCATTCATGGATGCCATCAGCAGTATGAATTTTGACTATGTTGCTTCTGGACATTATGCAAAAATTGTTCACTCCTCCACAGATCAGATGGATAACCCTTCTGTTTTAGAACTTTCAAAAGACATG GTCAAGGATCAAACATACTTCCTTTCGCATCTCTCGCAGGCTCAGCTCAAGCGACTAATGTTCCCACTTGGTTATATCTCAAAG GAAGAAGTTCGCAAACTTGCTACAAGATTTGATTTACCTAACAAAGATAGAAAGGATTCACAAGGAATATGCTTCCTTGGGAAG ATAAAGTTCAGTGAATTTGTTGGTAGACATATTGGGGAGAGGGAAGGTGTAATATTGGAAGCTGAGACAGGAGATTTCCTTGGAAAACATCGAGGTTTTTGGTTCTACACAATTGGTCAACGCCAAGGTCTACGTCTCCCTGGAGGACCCTG GTATGTTGTTGAGAAGGACATTAAAAACAATGTAGTGTTTGTGTCAAGAAATTACTTCTCATTTGACAAAAGAAGACGCATATTTCGTGTTGGCTCCATAAAATGGCTTAGTGGGTTGCCTCCAAATCAGTTATGTCAGCTCCAGTGCAAG GTCAGACATGGCCCTGGATTTTACAACTGCAGTTTAGAAATGGAACTTGGTCAAGATGGTAGTGAAGACATTGCAGTTGTCCACTTATCTGAAGATGATCAGGGCCTGGCAGCTGGGCAGTTTGCAGCCTTCTATCAGGGAAGAACCTGCTTGGGCTCTGGCATAATTTTGGAGTCCTGGGATGATCAAGGTTTTCCTGTGTGTGCAAAGGCGCTCGAAATTGCAAGAATGGAAGATAAATCAAAGCTTGGGAAACCAATTAAGATAAAAGTTAAACCAGAAACTCCTCTAGTGGAATCTAATGATACTGATGGACAAGAACTTTGTAGAGGACTACAAAATTCCCATGTTGTAGCCGCTAAACAGAGAAAACGGGCATCTAAGGAAGAATCAATCTCTATATTCCCTGCGAATTGGCTGCGAAAGATTCTAGAGAAGTGGAGGCAGATCTTTTAG
- the LOC126717421 gene encoding pentatricopeptide repeat-containing protein At1g08070, chloroplastic-like translates to MLVKPLIPTLTSKQLNQIHAQILKNSKPHLLNALVGVLTNSPTPQNALVLYNQMLHHPTSHNHYTFTHALKASTLLHAHQKGLEIHAHVIKSGYYSDIFIQNSLLHFYIVVNDIISACWIFDSISFPDVVSWTSIISGLSKCGFEEEAIVKFCSMNIKPNSTTLVSVLSACSSLRALKLGKAIHGYSLRNLDESNIILDNVILDFYVRCGSLVSAKYLFVNMPKRDVVSWTTMVGGYAQRGFSEEAVRVFQEMVEGGEAQPNEATIVNVLSACSSIGALSLGQWVHSYIETRSDLPVEGNVGNALINMYVKCGTADVAIHIFNKLLRKDIISWSTIISGMAMNGHGMHALQLFSLMLVHGVPPDDVTFIGLLSACSHAGLVDKGLMIFEAMKNVYGIMPQVQHYACMVDMYGRAGLLEEAEDFIRQMPVDADGPIWGALLNACRVHWNEKMFERIRQCLLDTRGVSIGTFALLSNSFASSDRWEDANKVRDEMRSMGLKKMAGCSWIEVNPSTHTLDKPDACFAYAR, encoded by the coding sequence ATGCTAGTAAAACCTCTCATACCCACCTTGACCTCTAAACAACTAAATCAAATCCATGCTCAAAtcctcaaaaattcaaaaccccatTTGTTAAATGCTTTAGTGGGAGTTCTCACAAACTCCCCCACCCCACAAAATGCCCTTGTCCTCTACAACCAAATGCTCCACCACCCAACTTCCCACAATCATTACACATTCACCCATGCACTCAAGGCATCCACCTTGTTGCATGCACACCAAAAGGGCCTTGAAATCCATGCACATGTCATAAAATCTGGTTACTATTCTGATATCTTCATCCAGAACTCCTTGCTTCATTTCTACATTGTTGTAAATGATATCATATCTGCCTGCTGGATTTTTGACTCTATATCTTTCCCAGATGTTGTTTCATGGACTTCGATCATTTCGGGGCTTTCTAAGTGTGGTTTTGAGGAGGAAGCTATTGTTAAGTTTTGTTCCATGAACATAAAGCCTAATTCTACTACTCTTGTTAGTGTTTTGTCTGCTTGTTCTAGCCTAAGAGCTCTCAAGCTCGGCAAAGCCATTCATGGATATAGTTTGAGGAATTTGGAtgaaagtaatattattttGGATAATGTAATACTTGATTTTTATGTGAGATGTGGGTCTTTAGTAAGTGCGAAGTACTTGTTTGTGAACATGCCTAAGAGAGATGTGGTTTCTTGGACTACAATGGTGGGTGGTTATGCACAAAGAGGATTTAGTGAAGAGGCAGTGAGGGTTTTCCAGGAAATGGTGGAAGGAGGAGAAGCTCAGCCTAATGAGGCCACTATTGTCAATGTATTGTCGGCATGTTCTTCGATTGGTGCATTGAGTTTGGGTCAATGGGTGCACTCCTACATTGAAACGCGAAGTGATCTTCCGGTGGAAGGTAATGTGGGAAATGCCTTGATCAACATGTATGTTAAATGTGGGACTGCGGATGTGGCAATTCACATTTTTAACAAGCTTCTGCGCAAGGATATCATATCATGGAGTACCATTATTAGCGGCATGGCCATGAATGGCCATGGCATGCACGCATTGCAGCTCTTCTCTCTCATGCTAGTTCATGGAGTTCCTCCAGATGATGTAACTTTCATTGGCTTACTATCAGCCTGCAGCCATGCAGGCCTTGTAGATAAAGGCTTGATGATCTTTGAAGCAATGAAAAATGTATATGGTATTATGCCCCAAGTACAGCATTATGCTTGCATGGTAGATATGTATGGACGTGCTGGGCTCTTGGAGGAAGCAGAGGATTTTATTAGGCAGATGCCTGTGGATGCCGATGGACCAATTTGGGGAGCTTTGCTTAATGCTTGCAGAGTTCATTGGAATGAGAAGATGTTTGAACGGATCAGACAATGTCTTCTTGATACAAGAGGTGTGAGTATCGGGACTTTTGCTTTATTGTCAAACTCATTTGCTAGTTCTGATAGATGGGAAGATGCTAATAAGGTCCGTGATGAAATGAGATCCATGGGGTTGAAGAAGATGGCAGGGTGTAGCTGGATAGAGGTTAATCCCTCCACCCATACCCTGGATAAACCAGATGCTTGCTTCGCATATGCAAGATAA
- the LOC126717488 gene encoding uncharacterized protein LOC126717488 isoform X3: protein MNQELQGIACMVDPFGESEYMVVDTGGVLNIATSQADVMEELAITTTIGMDGIPLASREAAVARMASMIERQATAAVEEASVIIFLVDGQLTSVNLHVKDSCKHQSFGHWGLRIAERMEREGKGCLIVVNKWDTIPNKNEQDVREKIRVLDWAPIVYSTAIAGHNVEKIIVAASTVEKERSRRLSTSILNQVVQESVAFKSPPRTRGGKRGRVYYCTQAAIRPPTFVFFVNDAKLFPETYWRYMEKQLRTDAGFAGTPIRLLWRSRRKMEKDEGRAARTQSNLVPRDSKLELAS from the exons ATGAACCAGGAGTTACAAGGGATTGCTTGTATGGTAGATCCTTTTGGGGAGAGTGAATATATGGTGGTTGATACTGGAGGTGTTCTCAATATAGCAACGTCACAGGCTGATGTTATGGAAGAGTTGGCTATTACCACAACAATTGGTATGGATGGGATTCCACTAGCCTCCAGGGAGGCAGCTGTTGCCAGAATGGCCTCAATGATTGAGAGACAAGCTACTGCAGCTGTGGAAGAAGCATCTGTCATAATATTTCTTGTTGATGGACAG TTAACAAGTGTGAATCTCCATGTAAAGGACTCATGCAAGCATCAGAGTTTTGGTCATTGGG GATTGCGGATTGCTGAAAGGATGGAAAGAGAAGGGAAGGGGTGCCTGATAGTCGTCAACAAATGGGATAccataccaaataaaaatgagCAAGATGTTAGGGAGAAAATTCGTGTTCTTGATTGGGCACCTATTGTTTATTCAACTGCAATAGCTGGTCATAATGTTGAGAA GATCATTGTTGCTGCTAGTACAGTTGAAAAGGAGAGGTCAAGAAGGCTTAGCACTTCCATATTAAATCAAGTCGTACAGGAATCAGTAGCTTTTAAATCACCTCCAAGGACCCGAGGTGGCAAGAGAGGACGTGTTTATTACTGCACTCAg GCTGCCATAAGACCACCCACATTCGTTTTCTTTGTTAATGATGCGAAACTTTTCCCTGAGACTTACTGGCGCTATATGGAGAAGCAACTACGTACAGATGCAGGGTTTGCTGGTACTCCAATTCGTCTTCTTTGGCGCAGCAGacgaaaaatggaaaaagatgAAG GTAGAGCTGCAAGGACACAATCGAATCTTGTGCCACGTGATAGCAAATTGGAATTGGCTTCATGA
- the LOC126717488 gene encoding uncharacterized protein LOC126717488 isoform X1, translating into MTTRNSNSNTPTPTMLPESTSPRSRKKPDTLLISPIDNRSLTIYFQGLQLLEDQMGTGQLWWMNQELQGIACMVDPFGESEYMVVDTGGVLNIATSQADVMEELAITTTIGMDGIPLASREAAVARMASMIERQATAAVEEASVIIFLVDGQLTSVNLHVKDSCKHQSFGHWGLRIAERMEREGKGCLIVVNKWDTIPNKNEQDVREKIRVLDWAPIVYSTAIAGHNVEKIIVAASTVEKERSRRLSTSILNQVVQESVAFKSPPRTRGGKRGRVYYCTQAAIRPPTFVFFVNDAKLFPETYWRYMEKQLRTDAGFAGTPIRLLWRSRRKMEKDEGRAARTQSNLVPRDSKLELAS; encoded by the exons ATGACGACGAGGAATTCGAATTCCAACACTCCGACGCCGACGATGTTACCGGAATCGACGTCTCCGCGCTCGAGGAAGAAGCCAGACACGCTGCTCATCTCGCCAATTGACAATCG ATCCCTGACCATCTACTTCCAAGGGTTGCAATTGTTGGAAGACCAAAT GGGAACAGGGCAATTGTGGTGGATGAACCAGGAGTTACAAGGGATTGCTTGTATGGTAGATCCTTTTGGGGAGAGTGAATATATGGTGGTTGATACTGGAGGTGTTCTCAATATAGCAACGTCACAGGCTGATGTTATGGAAGAGTTGGCTATTACCACAACAATTGGTATGGATGGGATTCCACTAGCCTCCAGGGAGGCAGCTGTTGCCAGAATGGCCTCAATGATTGAGAGACAAGCTACTGCAGCTGTGGAAGAAGCATCTGTCATAATATTTCTTGTTGATGGACAG TTAACAAGTGTGAATCTCCATGTAAAGGACTCATGCAAGCATCAGAGTTTTGGTCATTGGG GATTGCGGATTGCTGAAAGGATGGAAAGAGAAGGGAAGGGGTGCCTGATAGTCGTCAACAAATGGGATAccataccaaataaaaatgagCAAGATGTTAGGGAGAAAATTCGTGTTCTTGATTGGGCACCTATTGTTTATTCAACTGCAATAGCTGGTCATAATGTTGAGAA GATCATTGTTGCTGCTAGTACAGTTGAAAAGGAGAGGTCAAGAAGGCTTAGCACTTCCATATTAAATCAAGTCGTACAGGAATCAGTAGCTTTTAAATCACCTCCAAGGACCCGAGGTGGCAAGAGAGGACGTGTTTATTACTGCACTCAg GCTGCCATAAGACCACCCACATTCGTTTTCTTTGTTAATGATGCGAAACTTTTCCCTGAGACTTACTGGCGCTATATGGAGAAGCAACTACGTACAGATGCAGGGTTTGCTGGTACTCCAATTCGTCTTCTTTGGCGCAGCAGacgaaaaatggaaaaagatgAAG GTAGAGCTGCAAGGACACAATCGAATCTTGTGCCACGTGATAGCAAATTGGAATTGGCTTCATGA
- the LOC126717488 gene encoding uncharacterized protein LOC126717488 isoform X2 codes for MTTRNSNSNTPTPTMLPESTSPRSRKKPDTLLISPIDNRSLTIYFQGLQLLEDQMGTGQLWWMNQELQGIACMVDPFGESEYMVVDTGGVLNIATSQADVMEELAITTTIGMDGIPLASREAAVARMASMIERQATAAVEEASVIIFLVDGQLTSVNLHVKDSCKHQSFGHWGLRIAERMEREGKGCLIVVNKWDTIPNKNEQDVREKIRVLDWAPIVYSTAIAGHNVENTVEKERSRRLSTSILNQVVQESVAFKSPPRTRGGKRGRVYYCTQAAIRPPTFVFFVNDAKLFPETYWRYMEKQLRTDAGFAGTPIRLLWRSRRKMEKDEGRAARTQSNLVPRDSKLELAS; via the exons ATGACGACGAGGAATTCGAATTCCAACACTCCGACGCCGACGATGTTACCGGAATCGACGTCTCCGCGCTCGAGGAAGAAGCCAGACACGCTGCTCATCTCGCCAATTGACAATCG ATCCCTGACCATCTACTTCCAAGGGTTGCAATTGTTGGAAGACCAAAT GGGAACAGGGCAATTGTGGTGGATGAACCAGGAGTTACAAGGGATTGCTTGTATGGTAGATCCTTTTGGGGAGAGTGAATATATGGTGGTTGATACTGGAGGTGTTCTCAATATAGCAACGTCACAGGCTGATGTTATGGAAGAGTTGGCTATTACCACAACAATTGGTATGGATGGGATTCCACTAGCCTCCAGGGAGGCAGCTGTTGCCAGAATGGCCTCAATGATTGAGAGACAAGCTACTGCAGCTGTGGAAGAAGCATCTGTCATAATATTTCTTGTTGATGGACAG TTAACAAGTGTGAATCTCCATGTAAAGGACTCATGCAAGCATCAGAGTTTTGGTCATTGGG GATTGCGGATTGCTGAAAGGATGGAAAGAGAAGGGAAGGGGTGCCTGATAGTCGTCAACAAATGGGATAccataccaaataaaaatgagCAAGATGTTAGGGAGAAAATTCGTGTTCTTGATTGGGCACCTATTGTTTATTCAACTGCAATAGCTGGTCATAATGTTGAGAA TACAGTTGAAAAGGAGAGGTCAAGAAGGCTTAGCACTTCCATATTAAATCAAGTCGTACAGGAATCAGTAGCTTTTAAATCACCTCCAAGGACCCGAGGTGGCAAGAGAGGACGTGTTTATTACTGCACTCAg GCTGCCATAAGACCACCCACATTCGTTTTCTTTGTTAATGATGCGAAACTTTTCCCTGAGACTTACTGGCGCTATATGGAGAAGCAACTACGTACAGATGCAGGGTTTGCTGGTACTCCAATTCGTCTTCTTTGGCGCAGCAGacgaaaaatggaaaaagatgAAG GTAGAGCTGCAAGGACACAATCGAATCTTGTGCCACGTGATAGCAAATTGGAATTGGCTTCATGA